GCTTTCGGGGTGACGCTGCATGAAGCTGCCGATCAGCAGCGTGGCGAGGTAATTACCGATGGTCAGGGTGGCGCCGACCGCCAGCGAGCCGAAGCCTGACTTGCCATTGAGCAAGTCCTCGATCTCTTTGGCTTGATCGAGCAGGGCGACGGCTTGTGGCAGCAGCTGGCGACCGGTCGCATTGAGGCTCAGCCGTTTGCCTGCCCGGTCAAATAGCTGGCAGCTAGACTGACGCTCCAGCTCGGTGATCGACGTACTGGCTGCCGATTGCGAAAGTGAAAGCAGTACGGCAGCACGGGAAACGCTTTCCTGCTGCGCGACGGCGACGAAGACTTGAAGTTGACGAAGAGTAAATCGCATATCTATATAACCGATAACCCATATCTTAATAATTCAGTTAACAGATATTGTGTCTGCCACTAGAATGTCGTGCAACGGCGCATTCACCGGCGCAGGCAATATTTCAGGAGTTCCCACGTACCATGAGCAACATGAATCACGAGCGTGTCCTCAGCGTCCACCACTGGAACGACACGCTCTTCAGTTTCAAGTGCACCCGTGATCCAGGTCTGCGCTTCGAGAACGGTCAGTTCGTGATGATCGGTCTGCAGCAGCCTAACGGGCGCCCGCTCATGCGTGCCTACTCGATCGCCAGCCCTAACTGGGAAGAGCATCTGGAGTTCTTCAGCATCAAGGTGCCGGATGGCCCGCTGACTTCGCAACTCCAGCACCTGAAGGAAGGCGACGAGATCATCATCAGCAAAAAGCCTACGGGCACGCTGGTTCTGGATGACCTCAAGCCGGGCAAACATCTTTACCTGCTCAGCACCGGTACAGGCCTTGCGCCGTTCATGAGCGTGATTCAAGACCCTGAAACGTACGAGCGTTTCGAGAAAGTCATCCTGTGCCACGGTGTGCGTTACGTGAACGAGGTCGCTTACCGCGAGTTCATCACCGAACATCTGCCGCAAAACGAATTCTTCGGCGAGTCCCTGCGCGACAAGCTGATTTACTACCCGACCGTGACGCGTGAGCCGTTCGAAAACGTAGGCCGCCTGACCGACCTGATGCGCAGCGGCAAGCTGTTCAGCGACATTGGTCTGCCGCCCATTAATCCGCAGGATGACCGCGCCATGTTGTGCGGCAGTCCAAGCATGCTCGATGAGACCAGCGAAGTGCTCAACAGCTTCGGCCTGACCGTTTCGCCGCGGATGCGCGAGCCAGGTGATTACCTGATCGAGCGAGCGTTCGTAGAGAAGTAACTGAAGACTGACCGGCTGTGACAGCGGCCATTGGCTACGGCCCTTTCGCGGGCAAGTCTGCTGCCTCGGGAACTGAAATCCCTTTGGCAGCGACTTGTCCGCGAATAAGTCAGTACAGGCACTGGTCATTTCAGGGTCTGAAGAAAACCGCCTGGAGGTCACGGACCAGGCGGTTTTTTTGTGGGCGACGGTGTCTTGGGTTATCCGCTCAGTCGGTTGCCATCAGGACTTCAAGCACCTGAATCAGCCCGGCTTGGGGATAGTGCCAGCGCACATCCACGTCCCAGAACTGCGCGCCGTAGCGACGCTCGGGCGTAGGTCTCTGATAGGCCGGACGCGGGTCCTGCGCGAGACATTGCTCGATCAGCTCAATCAGCGGCTCAGCCAGGCGCAGGCCGTGGTCACGGGCCTGCACAAGGGCTTCTTCGTCCCACTGCACCGCAATCAACATCGGTGCAGCGCTGGCCATGGTGTTTCTCGCCTCCGGGATGATGTCCGCGTAAGGCACGTATGGCTTGATATCCAGCACCGGCGTGCCATCCAGCAGGTCGATGCCTGACAACCACAGTCGCCCGGCTTCGACCTTGTCCAGCTTGACCACGGATTGACCGATGCCATTGGGTCGGTGTGTTGCACGCGTCGAAAATACGCCCATGGATTGATTGCCGCCCAGACGTGGCGGGCGGACTTTCAATCGCGGTTTTTCTTCCAGCGCCTGATGAAACAAAAACAGCAGCCAGACATGACTGACTTGTTCGAGCCCCTGAACGGCATCGCCATTGTCGAACGGTGCGACCAGCTCAAGCACGCCCCGGGCGGCCGGAGCCAATTGGGGCTGACGGGGGATGGCGAACTTTTCCTTGAAACAGGAGCGAACGTAGCCGACGGGGGAGACGTTGAAGGTGTCAGTCATCTCGGGCTCGGATCGGTCAGCCGCGTACGCGCAGGGTCAGGCCCTTGAGGAAGTTGCGCAGCAGTTGATCGCCACAGGCGCGGTAGTTGTTATGACCGAACTTGCGAAACAGCGCGCTCAGTTCAGGCTTGGAGACCGGAAATTCAGAGGCCTTGAGAA
The DNA window shown above is from Pseudomonas sp. BSw22131 and carries:
- the fpr gene encoding ferredoxin-NADP reductase encodes the protein MSNMNHERVLSVHHWNDTLFSFKCTRDPGLRFENGQFVMIGLQQPNGRPLMRAYSIASPNWEEHLEFFSIKVPDGPLTSQLQHLKEGDEIIISKKPTGTLVLDDLKPGKHLYLLSTGTGLAPFMSVIQDPETYERFEKVILCHGVRYVNEVAYREFITEHLPQNEFFGESLRDKLIYYPTVTREPFENVGRLTDLMRSGKLFSDIGLPPINPQDDRAMLCGSPSMLDETSEVLNSFGLTVSPRMREPGDYLIERAFVEK
- the tsaA gene encoding tRNA (N6-threonylcarbamoyladenosine(37)-N6)-methyltransferase TrmO, which encodes MTDTFNVSPVGYVRSCFKEKFAIPRQPQLAPAARGVLELVAPFDNGDAVQGLEQVSHVWLLFLFHQALEEKPRLKVRPPRLGGNQSMGVFSTRATHRPNGIGQSVVKLDKVEAGRLWLSGIDLLDGTPVLDIKPYVPYADIIPEARNTMASAAPMLIAVQWDEEALVQARDHGLRLAEPLIELIEQCLAQDPRPAYQRPTPERRYGAQFWDVDVRWHYPQAGLIQVLEVLMATD